A portion of the Naumovozyma castellii chromosome 2, complete genome genome contains these proteins:
- the NCAS0B07230 gene encoding uncharacterized protein (ancestral locus Anc_2.100) — translation MSYNSVLNLIEKKVEDLGGKITNRFKIIKGFSMELSDEYINTFNDQVNKLSDLVGYKINVEEDQTMHAY, via the coding sequence ATGAGTTATAACTCcgttttgaatttgattgaaaaaaaagttgAGGATCTTGGTGGGAAGATAACAAATCGGtttaaaataatcaaaGGTTTCAGTATGGAATTATCTGATGAATATATCAATACTTTTAACGATCAAGTGAACAAGTTGAGTGATTTAGTGGGTTACAAAATTAATGTGGAGGAGGATCAAACGATGCATGCATACTGA
- the PES4 gene encoding Pes4p (ancestral locus Anc_1.357): protein MLTTNFQEKRLINPNNKPRHDTLMFSPLRISTSIPKNNSHFLNEEGQLNKTTSTIQHDRVPSDITSNTSLSSNSEASDMVKLYEIKTQSSHSTKLESKPFTALFIGDLNEDVTKETLESIFGVYPSFVSAKVCYDFQTNVSLGHGYLNFGDKEDAEKAIDDFNCMKLGDKVIRIMPSLRGKNTKKSIGTNVFFTNLPDEDNRLFHSRKFFEIFRQFGKILSCRLDPNKNIGFISFEHEEVAKTVVKKYNNSMFFGNRITCGILSEDNSKKPIMEEKQEQAKQFSQLNKKYDLNEKNMPRALLNTNNLFIENTVFVSNLPTSITVEEIRNHFNKIGNIMNLFISDKISSNALWAFVKYSTAACAIRAIKELNNTFIRKKQIVVSQAFRRGETQFHLSRKPTKRILYLKELSRICDKDFVSQFCHQRRIKFDEISLTKVNLEKSTHTARIKCRTDEDARKLYNSINNRLIAGSIIKASWENSNEIENVEKDISNNVENQIRTGKCTSYTKSFHDPVLSLYWNHNNAVPIFTYKYVSQVLKSQIKKNLDFLRFPFATRDKNIKYIIDYIIKVYWSEDINTLGYFLSVQFTNSRNEEILNCQIEAAANFLGFGR from the coding sequence ATGTTAACAACAAATTTCCAAGAGAAGAGATTAATAAACCCCAATAACAAACCAAGACACGATACTCTCATGTTTTCTCCCCTTAGAATTTCAACTAGTATACCAAAGAATAATTCTCACTTTCTTAACGAAGAAGGACAACTGAACAAAACAACCTCCACAATACAACATGATAGGGTTCCATCTGATATAACGTCAAATACATCCCTTTCCTCAAATTCTGAGGCATCTGACATGGTCAAATTATATGAAATAAAAACGCAGAGCAGCCATTCTACAAAATTAGAAAGTAAACCATTTACAGCCCTTTTCATTGGAGACCTCAACGAAGATGTCACAAAGGAAACATTAGAATCAATCTTTGGGGTTTATCCAAGCTTTGTTTCTGCTAAAGTTTGTTATGATTTTCAAACTAACGTTTCTTTAGGTCATGGATATTTGAACTTTGgtgataaagaagatgcTGAAAAGgcaattgatgattttaattGTATGAAGTTAGGTGATAAAGTTATAAGGATTATGCCTTCATTAAGAGGAAAAAACACCAAGAAAAGCATTGGCACAAATGTCTTTTTTACTAATTTACCGGATGAAGACAATCGTTTATTCCATTCAAGAAagttctttgaaatatttagaCAGTTTGGCAAAATATTATCTTGTAGGTTGGACCCCAATAAGAACATTGGTTTTATTTCCTTTGAACATGAAGAGGTAGCAAAGACGGTAGTTAAAAAGTACAATAATTCTATGTTTTTTGGAAACAGAATAACTTGTGGTATTCTTTCAGAGGATAACTCTAAAAAACCTataatggaagaaaaacaagaacaagCCAAACAGTTTTCTCAActtaataaaaaatatgatcTTAACGAAAAAAATATGCCAAGGGCCCTTTTAAACACCAATAACCTTTTTATTGAGAATACTGTTTTTGTTAGTAATCTTCCTACTAGCATAACTGTCGAAGAAATTAGGAATcatttcaataaaattGGGAACATTATGAACTTATTCATATCAGATAAAATAAGTTCAAATGCTTTGTGGGCTTTTGTTAAATACTCAACCGCTGCTTGTGCCATAAGAGCCATAAAAGAGTTGAATAATACATttataagaaaaaaacagATTGTTGTTTCACAAGCTTTTAGAAGAGGTGAAACTCAATTCCATTTAAGTAGAAAACCAACCAAGAGaattttatatttgaaagaattaagtAGGATTTGTGACAAAGATTTTGTTTCACAGTTCTGCCACCAGAGAAGGATCAAATtcgatgaaatttctttaacaAAAGTTAACCTTGAGAAATCTACTCATACTGCCCGTATCAAGTGTCGAACAGATGAAGATGCCAGGAAATTGTATAATTCAATTAACAACCGCCTGATTGCTGGCTCTATCATAAAAGCCTCCTGGGAAAATTCGAATGAAATagaaaatgttgaaaaaGACATTTCGAATAACGTCGAAAATCAAATCAGGACTGGAAAGTGTACTTCTTATACAAAAAGTTTTCATGATCCTGTATTATCACTTTATTGGAATCACAATAATGCTGTCCCAATATTTACTTACAAATATGTCTCACAGGTTCTGAAGTCACAAATTAAAAAGAACCTTGATTTTCTTAGGTTCCCTTTTGCCACAAGagataaaaatataaaatatatcattgattatattattaaagtATATTGGAGCGAGGATATCAACACCCTTggatattttctttcagTACAGTTTACGAATAGtagaaatgaagaaatattgaacTGTCAGATTGAAGCAGCAGCTAACTTTTTAGGATTTGGGAGATAA
- the LSB3 gene encoding Lsb3p (ancestral locus Anc_1.356), producing MGINNPIPRSLSSETKKAAKILASFIKPNQVFGADQVIPPDVLKRAKGLAVITVIKAGFLFSGRAGSGVIVARLNDGTWSAPSAIAMAGAGAGGMVGVELTDFVFILNSPEAVRSFSEFGTITFGGNVSVSAGPLGRNAEAAASASTGGVAAVFAYSKSKGLYAGVSVEGSAIVERREANRKFYGDNCTSKMILSGRVRPPPAVDPLFRVLESRAFNYRVDSSRDGDYDDDDSAFYDDIPDSFGSTDQDSTRPNTRSTRRNRSGSRNSFRDSDDYDDYGGRGGRTRRSNYGDDEDYDDPSGARGYYASHRRSGPPRNAEPSSKSRWEDDVYDRGNRDSYGDRDRDVDDLSNRFSKSRISSGSAGNRDRYSRPKSDLQAAPSSTAPKAVALYSFSGEESGDLPFRKGDVITILKKSESQNDWWTGRVNGREGIFPANYVELV from the exons ATGGGTATCAACAATCCAATTCCAAGGAGTTTAAGTAGTGAAACAAA AAAGGCAGCTAAGATTTTAGCAAGCTTCATCAAGCCAAACCAAGTGTTTGGTGCAGATCAAGTCATTCCACCAGATGTTCTTAAAAGAGCCAAGGGTCTAGCAGTTATCACTGTGATTAAAGCAGGGTTTTTATTCTCAGGCAGAGCAGGGTCCGGTGTCATTGTTGCCAGATTGAATGACGGAACATGGTCGGCTCCATCTGCTATCGCCATGGCCGGTGCAGGTGCAGGTGGTATGGTTGGTGTTGAACTGACCGATTTCgtatttattttaaactCGCCTGAAGCAGTTAGATCATTTTCAGAATTCGGTACTATCACTTTTGGTGGGAACGTTTCTGTTTCTGCAGGCCCATTAGGTAGAAATGCTGAAGCAGCTGCATCTGCTTCAACAGGTGGTGTTGCCGCTGTATTTGCCTATTCTAAGAGTAAAGGTTTATATGCAGGTGTTTCCGTGGAAGGGTCCGCTATAGttgaaagaagagaagCAAATAGAAAATTCTATGGGGATAACTGTACAAGTAAGATGATTTTATCAGGAAGAGTAAGACCACCACCTGCTGTTGATCCATTATTCCGTGTCTTAGAATCAAGAGCATTTAACTATAGGGTTGATTCATCTCGTGATGGTGACtatgacgatgacgatAGCGCATTTTATGATGACATTCCAGATTCATTCGGTTCCACCGATCAAGATTCAACAAGGCCAAATACAAGATCTAccagaagaaatagaaGTGGATCTCGTAATTCATTTAGAGACTCAGATGACTATGATGATTACGGTGGACGTGGAGGTCGTACTCGTAGATCAAATTACGGCGACGATGAGGACTACGACGATCCATCAGGAGCAAGAGGATATTATGCAAGTCATAGAAGATCAGGTCCGCCACGTAATGCGGAACCTTCCTCTAAATCACGTTGGGAGGATGATGTATACGATCGTGGTAACCGTGATAGTTATGGAGATCGTGACAGAGATGTAGATGATTTGTCGAACagattttccaaatcaagaATCTCATCTGGATCAGCAGGTAACAGAGATCGTTATTCTAGGCCAAAATCAGATCTACAAGCTGCACCATCGTCCACTGCACCAAAGGCTGTCGCATTGTACTCATTTTCTGGAGAAGAAAGTGGTGATTTACCATTTAGAAAGGGGGATGTAATCACtatcttgaagaaatcagAATCACAAAATGATTGGTGGACTGGTAGAGTCAATGGTAGAGAAGGTATCTTCCCTGCAAACTATGTTGAGCTTGTTTAA
- the HIS2 gene encoding histidinol-phosphatase (ancestral locus Anc_1.351) produces MHSHHSHSGDYVAHGVDPLDAMVAQARKMNFVTYCLTEHMPRIDPNYIYPEEREIGGGDDDQVLETLSSNFEKFLKHAQKIKNDSIEGETEIIIGTEIEGCDVSHINYAKKLLEEKKDVIKFCVGSVHHIYGIPIDFDQENWNTALKKAGNNLKQLIIDYFELQYKQLTSLQPLVVGHFDLFKLYLPKDLKINPLTGQVSDDESSVLASSISLINQWDELRDIVIRNLKYIRQYGGLIEINTSALRKKLPEPYPGEDLCELVKEYCDGRFVLSDDAHATSQVGVCYAEALNFIINVIKLDRIYYLTEYKNLSIKVEQMDINKFKNHKFWKALQ; encoded by the coding sequence ATGCATTCACATCATTCACACTCTGGTGACTATGTTGCCCATGGAGTTGACCCCTTAGATGCAATGGTTGCTCAGGCCCGGAAAATGAATTTCGTTACATATTGTCTGACTGAACATATGCCCCGAATTGACCCCAATTATATCTATCCGGAAGAGAGGGAGATAGGTGGTGGGGATGATGATCAAGTTCTTGAAACACTGAGTAgcaattttgaaaaattcttgaaacATGCTCAGAAGATTAAGAATGACTCAATTGAAGGTGAAACAGAAATCATCATTGGAACGGAGATCGAAGGATGTGATGTGTCACATATTAACTATGCAAAGAAGCTTCTAGAGGAGAAAAAAGATGTGATCAAGTTTTGTGTGGGGTCGGTTCATCACATTTATGGCATTCCAATAGATTTTGACCAAGAAAATTGGAACACTGCTCTAAAAAAAGCAGGAAATAACCTTAAACAACTGATAATTGATTATTTCGAATTACAATACAAACAATTAACAAGCTTGCAACCATTAGTTGTGGGacattttgatttattcaaaCTATACCTACCCaaggatttgaaaattaacCCTCTAACAGGTCAAGTctctgatgatgaatcatCAGTTTTGGCTTCCTCCATTTCTCTAATAAACCAATGGGATGAGTTGAGAGATATTGTAATACGTAATctcaaatatattagaCAATACGGTGGCCTTATAGAAATCAACACATCGGCCTTGCGTAAGAAATTACCCGAACCCTACCCTGGTGAAGACCTTTGCGAACTGGTGAAAGAATATTGTGACGGAAGATTTGTTTTAAGTGATGATGCTCATGCAACTTCACAAGTCGGTGTCTGTTATGCGGAAGCACTAAACTTCATAATAAATGTTATTAAACTTGATCGGATATATTACTTGACGGAATATAAAAATCTGTCCATCAAAGTAGAACAAATGGATATAAACAAGTTCAAGAATCataaattttggaaagcATTGCAATGA
- the ECO1 gene encoding Eco1p (ancestral locus Anc_1.350), whose protein sequence is MKPKSIGKKSLNERRKSKPKYVQSVLQLGSKVIKCPKCEMTYSSTSLTDVSMHENFHDLHLRGRKWSNKWGSILEEESDSRLMTPPLSSPSRSSSDAFDNKNEYIVMIRPEYSNEVRATLEIMEVVNNELNAPHDENEFWSTQNGNGKAFAYVKNGRAVAVITMEIINSNRSRWMIYDSKKIIDHITPSFTLGISRIWVCRTQRSNGIATQLLEAARKNVIYGREVNKHSIAWSQPTESGGKLASIYNGVKHKSGKLLLPCYI, encoded by the coding sequence ATGAAACCAAAATCCATAGGAAAGAAGAGTCTCAATGAGAGACGTAAATCGAAACCCAAATATGTTCAATCAGTACTCCAATTAGGATCAAAGGTTATTAAATGCCCCAAATGTGAGATGACATACTCATCCACATCTCTGACCGATGTTTCGATGCATGAAAACTTCCACGACTTACACCTCAGAGGAAGGAAATGGTCCAATAAATGGGGAAGCATACTTGAAGAGGAATCAGATTCACGGCTGATGACTCCGCCGCTGTCATCCCCATCACGATCATCTTCGGATGCTTTCGATaacaaaaatgaatatatcGTGATGATACGACCGGAATATAGCAATGAAGTTCGAGCTACACTAGAAATCATGGAAGTTGTCAATAATGAGCTGAATGCACCTCATGACGAGAATGAATTTTGGTCTACACAGAATGGAAATGGGAAAGCGTTTGCATACGTTAAGAATGGAAGGGCGGTCGCTGTAATAACAAtggaaataataaattcaaatagaAGCAGATGGATGATATATGATAGTAAGAAAATTATAGATCATATAACACCTTCTTTCACATTGGGAATCTCAAGGATATGGGTATGTAGAACACAACGTTCAAACGGTATCGCAACTCAGCTACTCGAAGCTGCAAGGAAAAATGTGATATATGGGAGGGAGGTGAATAAACATTCAATTGCATGGAGTCAGCCCACTGAAAGTGGTGGCAAATTGGCTTCAATATATAATGGTGTGAAACATAAATCTGGGAAGCTATTGCTTCCATGCTATATATAA
- the CDC14 gene encoding phosphoprotein phosphatase CDC14 (ancestral locus Anc_1.349) — protein MPKEVSLDNTIEFLNGRVYLGAYDYAPQNTDEIVFFTIEDTLFYNSFHLDFGPMNIGHLYRFAVIFHEILNDVANMKKSVVFYSSTFTRDRANSACLLCCYMILVQGWTPHQVLQPLAQVDPPFMPFRDAGYSNADFEITIQDVVYGVWRAKERNLIELKNFNLEAYEKFECVENGDFNILTPEFIAFASPQEENFNKMAYQRFNKALNRPFKCVLEAFKEQNVQLVVRLNSHLYNKKHFEDIGIQHLDMIFEDGTCPDMSIVQNFIGAAETIIRKGGKIAVHCKAGLGRTGCLIGAHLIYTHGFTANECIGFLRFIRPGMVVGPQQHWLYLHQNDFREWKHTMRVSLEPSNIIGGLYPLISLEEYRLQKRLLRSSPYKENEEALRDQTTMTPPRKVRESIANGFQSNAIPQESPGQPRKDEIKSVVSHSEGNAHHENGGKSYRVQSAIPQESPGQPRKENRASRNFQDSNKIREDDGDGDIIMRSGDSSAGSNRISSSGIPLANDDENNRDALLKQHLPKNKRAISGRRTASSTGVRKTSSSGRR, from the coding sequence ATGCCCAAGGAGGTTTCTCTGGATAATACAATTGAGTTCCTAAATGGTAGGGTTTACTTAGGTGCGTACGACTATGCTCCCCAGAACACCGATGAAATTGTATTCTTCACCATTGAAGACACATTGTTCTACAACAGTTTCCATCTTGATTTTGGACCCATGAATATTGGCCATCTATACAGATTTGCTGTGATATTCCACGAGATTTTAAATGATGTGGCGAATATGAAGAAGTCAGTCGTGTTTTATTCATCTACTTTCACCAGAGATCGTGCTAACTCCGCATGTCTCTTGTGCTGCTATATGATCTTGGTCCAAGGGTGGACCCCACATCAAGTTTTGCAACCTTTAGCGCAGGTCGATCCACCATTTATGCCGTTTAGAGATGCTGGGTATTCTAATgctgattttgaaattacaaTACAGGATGTAGTATATGGTGTTTGGAGAGCTAAAGAGagaaatttaattgaattaaagaatttcaatttagaGGcttatgaaaaatttgaatgtgTCGAAAATGGtgattttaatatattgaCACCAGAATTCATCGCCTTTGCCTCCCCACAGGaggaaaatttcaataaaatgGCTTATCAAAGGTTTAACAAAGCTCTGAATAGGCCCTTTAAATGTGTATTGGAAGCATTTAAAGAGCAGAATGTTCAATTAGTAGTCAGATTAAATTCTCATTTATATAATAAGAAGCactttgaagatattggaATACAACATTTGGATAtgatttttgaagatggtaCTTGTCCCGACATGTCAATAgttcaaaattttattgGGGCCGCTGAAACGATTATTAGGAAAGGTGGAAAAATTGCCGTTCATTGTAAAGCAGGTTTGGGGAGAACTGGTTGTTTAATTGGTGCCCATCTAATATATACACATGGATTTACCGCTAATGAATGTATTGGATTCCTAAGATTTATTAGACCAGGTATGGTTGTTGGGCCACAACAGCATTGGTTATATCTACATCAAAATGATTTTAGGGAATGGAAGCATACCATGAGAGTATCATTGGAGCCAAGTAATATCATTGGTGGCCTTTATCCATTAATCTCATTGGAAGAGTATCGTTTGCAAAAGCGGCTATTAAGAAGTTCTCCCTATAAGGAAAATGAGGAAGCACTCCGAGATCAGACAACGATGACACCACCGAGAAAAGTACGTGAATCTATTGCGAATGGATTTCAATCAAACGCAATTCCACAGGAATCTCCTGGTCAGCCAagaaaagatgaaataaaatCGGTGGTTTCCCATAGTGAAGGGAACGCACATCATGAAAACGGTGGAAAATCGTATCGTGTACAGAGTGCTATTCCTCAGGAATCACCTGGTCAACCAAGAAAGGAGAATCGTGCTTCACGTAATTTCCAAGACTCTAATAAAATAAGAGAAGATGATGGCGACGGAGATATCATAATGAGAAGTGGTGATAGCAGTGCGGGAAGTAATAGAATTTCTTCGTCTGGAATTCCCCTTGCAAATGACGATGAGAATAATAGGGATGCGTTGTTAAAGCAGCATCTGCCGAAGAATAAACGAGCAATATCAGGTAGAAGAACGGCTAGCTCAACTGGTGTTAGAAAGACAAGCTCTTCAGGTAGACGTTAG
- the PTR3 gene encoding Ptr3p (ancestral locus Anc_1.348) has product MDIGKIINDIEQNLFLPKSLIAIHPHFPNASPQDCSYEIKFDIIDDCSIASCGCCFSNSLFRTISHEVNSKEIKCPSCDTQNVHLIGPVKPLRNLYHQLIYFKSQLSNYSSSSPPETITSRDSIEHTGRSSSSLHSSSDDETLERNKTTLIGLFHSIASSIDSEEDNNNSNTPTLICNKTAEPRPYEKANYQPVNETESLGRIDDLKMLDNISNTRTLSISQDNKSSSNSVSIATHDQRTITGTVTSTAQNKTSNDNSISTITMDEKKEYYFAKCFPSYRKKLQYNTHSKFLRTKSKVFINNSISPDCSKFALITEHKWEVYSINGNSAPTLLFCGKSNGEFGPSFDTLTLPADKSVLYPTKGKRITNWEHLYCRLSNDFLVISGSKNVFRVYSLHKEGEPIYTYKSSFAIRCIDIDPNSKLIACSILGKDRNTGSEQALIVFHRIEENKVTLEPNFLSPMTIILPYRDPINTLQISNDAQYLSCSTALESRFLIISLKKINEPRLIMKSLRSIDTSQESEGITDTKLFPGNPNIMCVTSSAFNSPPIVINTKIENIDGIRSVAQPSMLIKLDKLGSKIHKCEISPRSDSIAFLDRNGSVYIMSAPTMMDREKKRLVLVDMVSNAYRVHEAASLRFSTDGHKLFILDRKGILYIEDFAYDTPENREVTKCKLIS; this is encoded by the coding sequence ATGGATATCGGaaagataataaatgaTATAGAACAGAATTTATTCCTTCCGAAGTCCTTAATAGCCATCCATCCACACTTCCCGAATGCTTCACCACAAGATTGTTcatatgaaattaaattcgATATAATTGACGATTGTTCCATAGCATCATGTGGCTGTTGCTTTTCTAACTCATTATTCAGAACAATATCTCATGAGGTAAACTCCAAAGAGATCAAATGCCCCAGCTGTGACACGCAAAATGTACATTTAATCGGACCGGTGAAAccattaagaaatttatatCATCAACtgatatattttaaatctCAATTATCTAACTATTCATCAAGTTCACCCCCAGAAACCATCACATCACGAGATTCTATAGAACATACAGGAAGATCGTCATCATCCTTACACTCATCATCGGATGATGAAACTTTGGAGAGGAACAAGACTACTCTGATAGGCTTATTTCATTCTATTGCCTCCAGCATagattctgaagaagataataataatagtaatacCCCTACCTTAATATGCAACAAGACCGCAGAACCAAGACCATACGAAAAGGCAAATTATCAACCGGTTAACGAAACTGAGAGCCTCGGGCGCAtagatgatttgaaaatgctGGATAATATTTCCAATACAAGAACATTATCAATATCTCAAGATAATAAgtcatcttcaaattctgtTTCTATTGCCACTCACGATCAAAGGACAATTACCGGCACTGTCACTTCGACGGCTCAAAATAAAACCTCTAATGATAATAGTATATCAACAATAACTATggatgaaaaaaaagaatattattttgcCAAATGTTTCCCCAGTtatagaaaaaaattgcAATACAATACCCattctaaatttttaaGGACAAAATCTAAAGTATTtatcaataattcaatctCACCAGACTGCTCCAAATTTGCATTAATAACTGAACATAAATGGGAGGTATACTCCATTAATGGCAACTCTGCTccaactttattattttgtgGGAAATCTAATGGTGAATTTGGTCCATCATTTGACACTTTAACCTTGCCAGCAGATAAATCTGTTTTATATCCAACGAAGGGAAAAAGAATAACCAATTGGGAACATCTCTATTGTCGTTTATCCAATGATTTCTTGGTTATATCAGGATCAAAAAATGTTTTCCGTGTATACAGTCTGCATAAGGAGGGGGAGCCAATTTACACGTACAAGTCATCCTTCGCCATAAGATGCATTGATATCgatccaaattcaaaactTATAGCTTGTAGTATTCTTGGGAAGGATAGGAATACTGGTTCTGAACAAGCTTTAATCGTATTCCATCGgattgaagaaaacaaagTAACATTAGAACCAAACTTCCTCTCTCCAATGACTATCATTCTACCATACAGAGATCCCATCAATACTTTGCAAATATCCAATGATGCACAATACTTATCATGTTCAACAGCATTAGAATCTCGATTCTTAATTATATctctgaagaaaataaatgaacCAAGACTAATTATGAAAAGTTTAAGATCAATAGACACTTCTCAAGAATCCGAGGGAATTACGGACACAAAATTATTTCCTGGTAATCCTAATATAATGTGTGTCACCTCTTCTGCATTTAATTCACCGCCAATTGTAATTAACACtaagattgaaaatattgatggaATAAGGAGTGTAGCGCAACCTAGTATGCTGATAAAATTGGATAAATTGGGATCCAAGATCCATAAATGTGAAATATCTCCCAGAAGCGACTCTATTGCATTTTTAGATCGTAATGGATCTGTTTATATCATGTCTGCACCAACAATGATGGATAGAGAGAAGAAGAGACTTGTATTGGTGGACATGGTATCAAATGCATACAGAGTCCATGAAGCAGCTTCATTGAGGTTTAGTACAGACGGTCacaaattatttattcttgaTAGGAAGGGCATATTGtatattgaagattttgCTTATGATACACCTGAAAATCGTGAAGTAACAAAATGCAAATTGATTAGTTGA
- the SHG1 gene encoding Shg1p (ancestral locus Anc_1.345) yields MSAKNENIDRAKELAEEFKRQGFLDKLKHDILSQNWNKDESTDNTIEAVNLQEAIRNKVMATVNEMVKNDENLIFKNRGTTSALIEAQLFKDKYKKLAEGDDGVPLDKYIQMTLSDPKLEEGIKRNLATIAADEDDL; encoded by the coding sequence ATGTCGGCcaagaatgaaaatataGATAGAGCCAAAGAGCTTGCTGAGGAATTTAAGAGACAGGGGTTTCTTGACAAGTTAAAACATGACATCCTTTCtcaaaattggaataaagatgaaagtACGGACAACACGATAGAGGCCGTAAACCTACAGGAGGCTATACGAAATAAGGTCATGGCTACAGTTAATGAAATGGttaaaaatgatgaaaatttaattttcaagaatCGGGGGACCACAAGTGCTCTTATTGAAGCACAGTTATTTAAggataaatataaaaaacTTGCCGAGGGAGATGATGGTGTGCCGCTGGATAAGTACATTCAAATGACTTTAAGTGATCCAAAGTTGGAAGAGGGAATAAAAAGGAATCTAGCGACAATTGCCGCAGATGAGGATGATCTTTAG